The following coding sequences lie in one Apium graveolens cultivar Ventura chromosome 1, ASM990537v1, whole genome shotgun sequence genomic window:
- the LOC141718771 gene encoding secreted RxLR effector protein 161-like, with protein sequence MGECRPTKYPMETSIQLDKDEKGKVIDATQFKSIVGGLRYLVHTRPDIAYAVGIVSRYTEQPTVLHQAAVKRILHYIKGTTNYGLIYMKGTGNHLLKGYSDSDLAGSTEDMRSTGAMVFYLNDNLITWVSQKQRCVALSSCEAEFMAATAAACQAVWLRNLLIQITGVEHGPVIIYVDNMSAIDLAKNPVFQGRSKHIDIRYHFIRECVERGEIKVKYVITNEQRADVLTKAMETVKFEYMRALLGIQCLLKHA encoded by the coding sequence ATGGGAGAGTGTAGACCAACGAAATATCCAATGGAAACTTCAATCCAGCTAGACAAAGACGAGAAGGGTAAAGTTATAGATGCCACTCAATTCAAGAGTATTGTGGGTGGGTTACGTTACTTGGTCCATACCCGGCCGGATATAGCCTATGCAGTTGGAATTGTAAGTAGATATACGGAACAACCCACCGTTCTTCATCAAGCAGCGGTGAAGCGGATTCTACATTACATTAAAGGGACTACAAACTACGGCTTAATTTACATGAAAGGAACAGGTAATCATCTGTTGAAAGGATACTCAGATAGTGATCTTGCTGGGAGCACCGAGGACATGAGGAGTACTGGAGCAATGGTTTTTTACTTGAACGATAATCTGATTACTTGGGTTTCTCAGAAGCAGCGATGTGTGGCCCTTTCTTCCTGCGAAGCTGAGTTCATGGCAGCTACAGCTGCAGCCTGTCAAGCGGTTTGGTTGAGAAATTTGTTGATTCAGATAACAGGAGTGGAACATGGTCCAGTGATCATCTATGTGGATAATATGTCAGCTATCGATCTTGCAAAGAACCCAGTTTTTCAAGGTAGAAGTAAACATATCGACATTCGATATCATTTTATTCGTGAGTGTGTTGAACGTGGGGAGATTAAAGTCAAATATGTGATTACGAATGAGCAGCGTGCAGATGTACTCACAAAAGCTATGGAAACGGTGAAATTCGAATATATGAGGGCTTTACTTGGAATTCAGTGTCTCCTGAAACATGCTTAG